One window of Sphingobacteriales bacterium genomic DNA carries:
- a CDS encoding threonylcarbamoyl-AMP synthase: MIGTDIQYAAKLLKNNELVAIPTETVYGLAANALNDDAILKIFITKNRPTFDPLIVHFRTIEEIKKYVISFPSKAKLLATTFMPGPLTLLLPKNHLISDLVTSGLPYVAIRMPSHSTSLELLNCLDFPLAAPSANPFGYVSPTTAQHVEAQLGDKIPYILDGGPCEIGIESTIVGFDTDLPTVYRLGGTSIEQIETVIGKVNVQLHSSSNPKSAGMLKSHYAPNKTVILGNLETLIQQYPPETTGVLSFCKNYNYPYQVILSPDGNLKEAARNLFDGLRFLDSLPVTTILTEPVPDQNLGRAINDRLKRASAIEKEEEPD, translated from the coding sequence ATGATAGGAACAGATATTCAATATGCTGCAAAACTGTTGAAAAACAACGAATTGGTCGCAATTCCAACCGAAACTGTCTATGGATTAGCCGCAAACGCATTAAATGATGATGCTATATTAAAAATATTTATCACTAAAAACCGCCCCACTTTTGACCCTTTAATCGTCCATTTCAGAACTATTGAAGAAATTAAAAAATATGTAATAAGTTTTCCTTCAAAAGCTAAACTTCTGGCTACTACATTTATGCCCGGTCCATTAACCCTGCTTCTGCCGAAAAATCATCTTATATCCGATTTGGTTACCAGCGGATTGCCCTATGTGGCAATTAGAATGCCTTCTCATTCCACGTCATTAGAACTGCTTAACTGTCTTGATTTTCCGTTAGCAGCACCAAGCGCTAATCCATTTGGATATGTCAGCCCCACTACGGCGCAACATGTCGAAGCACAATTGGGCGACAAAATACCTTATATCTTAGATGGAGGACCTTGCGAAATTGGCATCGAATCGACCATCGTAGGGTTTGATACTGACCTGCCTACTGTTTACCGGTTAGGCGGAACAAGTATTGAACAAATAGAAACTGTTATTGGTAAAGTAAATGTGCAGTTGCACTCTTCATCCAATCCAAAATCGGCAGGAATGTTGAAAAGCCATTATGCCCCTAATAAGACCGTGATTCTTGGCAATCTCGAAACGCTTATTCAGCAGTATCCGCCCGAAACAACCGGAGTATTGTCTTTTTGCAAAAACTACAATTACCCTTATCAGGTAATCCTATCCCCTGACGGCAACCTAAAAGAAGCAGCCAGAAATCTGTTTGACGGGTTGCGTTTTTTAGATAGTTTGCCGGTAACAACTATTCTGACCGAACCCGTTCCGGACCAAAACTTAGGACGCGCCATCAATGATCGGCTAAAACGAGCTTCGGCTATTGAAAAAGAAGAAGAACCCGATTAG
- a CDS encoding transposase: MTLCVKKGRKKTGVLLGKITENNGFVASRAAKVETIAAKGIDFSKIAIKECGFTNFLEVYGKEIEQKLKEFFPKHHKLIIYMAYARFVHNSPINRMPLLISKSMLSVGEKEKIYPQKLSTTLAEIGQDRATCVAYMQSFIKAGEHLLIDMTNMFNSSTTMYYTKQGYNSEMVFDAQVNLMYIYSPSSHQPLFYKILSGNSREVVGFKNTLLESGLKDAIIIADKGFFSKANMDLLDQNGLHYILPLKRDNTLIDYSKLSESSNDYFKYEDRIIWTNEYEKDGFRVRLFKDDRLKTQEQKDYLQRIDANTDGYTREKFNDRLPRFGTFALLSNLKDISPPQLYAKYKSRNAIEVMFDGVKTVLKADVSFMQNEDTLNGWMFVNHIALQWYYIIYALLVEHELLSKYSVAHFVTELKEHRKVFLGDNWVEEPILKQTKKMLTKLNMYSVK; encoded by the coding sequence ATGACCCTGTGCGTAAAAAAAGGGCGCAAGAAAACCGGTGTCTTGTTAGGCAAAATCACCGAAAATAACGGCTTTGTCGCCTCACGAGCAGCCAAAGTGGAAACAATTGCTGCCAAAGGAATTGACTTTAGCAAGATTGCCATTAAGGAATGTGGGTTTACCAACTTCTTAGAGGTCTATGGAAAGGAAATTGAGCAAAAACTTAAGGAGTTTTTCCCCAAACACCACAAACTGATTATTTACATGGCTTATGCCCGTTTTGTACACAACAGCCCCATCAACCGAATGCCGTTGCTGATAAGTAAATCCATGTTAAGTGTGGGCGAGAAAGAAAAAATATACCCCCAAAAGTTAAGCACGACACTCGCCGAGATTGGACAGGACAGGGCAACCTGTGTGGCATATATGCAGAGTTTCATCAAAGCAGGCGAACATTTGCTGATTGATATGACCAATATGTTCAACAGTTCTACCACCATGTACTATACCAAGCAAGGCTACAACAGCGAAATGGTATTTGATGCGCAAGTGAACCTGATGTATATTTATTCTCCTTCAAGCCACCAACCACTGTTTTACAAAATCCTTAGTGGCAACAGTCGGGAAGTGGTCGGATTTAAGAACACCCTGCTTGAAAGTGGGCTCAAAGACGCGATCATTATAGCCGACAAGGGGTTTTTCAGCAAAGCCAACATGGATTTATTAGACCAAAATGGACTGCACTACATCCTACCACTTAAACGCGACAACACCTTGATTGACTATTCCAAACTTAGTGAGTCGTCCAACGATTACTTCAAGTATGAAGACCGGATCATTTGGACTAACGAATATGAGAAAGATGGATTCAGGGTAAGACTGTTCAAAGACGACCGCCTAAAAACACAGGAGCAAAAAGACTATCTCCAACGCATAGATGCCAACACAGATGGCTATACAAGAGAAAAATTCAATGACCGACTACCACGCTTTGGCACTTTTGCCCTACTCTCCAACCTTAAAGACATATCACCACCACAATTGTATGCCAAATACAAAAGCAGAAACGCCATAGAGGTCATGTTTGACGGTGTGAAAACGGTACTCAAAGCCGACGTGAGTTTTATGCAAAATGAAGATACCCTCAATGGATGGATGTTTGTTAATCATATTGCCTTACAATGGTACTACATCATCTATGCACTACTCGTAGAACATGAGTTATTGTCAAAGTATTCGGTCGCCCATTTCGTTACAGAACTCAAAGAGCATCGCAAAGTCTTTTTAGGAGATAATTGGGTGGAGGAACCAATTCTAAAGCAAACTAAAAAAATGCTAACCAAACTTAATATGTATTCCGTAAAATAA
- a CDS encoding slipin family protein gives MITVYILIGVALVLAVTGLRIAQEYERALVFRLGRFVGIRGPGLFIIIPFIERSQLVDIRTRTVDLEQQETITKDSVTIKVNAVLWFRVVDPKQAILHVANYTQAVYQFSVTTLRNIIGQHQLDEVLKEREEINALLQKIVDDTTELWGIKIEMVEMKDVEIPVSMQRAMAREAEAVREKRARIIKAEAELESSLKLTQGAKHMSETPIALELRRLQMISEIGIDNNTATIIMLPSEFVNAAKGLADLANKQS, from the coding sequence ATGATCACAGTTTACATTTTGATTGGTGTTGCCCTTGTTCTTGCAGTTACAGGTTTGCGAATCGCTCAGGAATATGAGCGAGCCTTAGTTTTTCGGCTTGGACGGTTTGTGGGCATCAGAGGCCCCGGACTTTTTATCATAATCCCATTTATTGAACGTTCCCAACTTGTGGATATCAGAACCCGAACAGTTGATCTGGAACAACAGGAAACGATCACCAAAGACAGTGTTACGATAAAAGTAAATGCCGTGTTATGGTTTAGAGTCGTTGATCCCAAACAGGCAATTTTGCATGTAGCCAACTATACACAAGCGGTTTATCAGTTTTCGGTAACAACTCTGCGAAACATTATTGGGCAGCACCAATTGGATGAAGTACTGAAAGAGCGGGAAGAAATCAATGCCTTACTTCAAAAAATTGTTGATGATACCACCGAGCTCTGGGGGATAAAAATAGAAATGGTGGAGATGAAAGATGTAGAGATACCGGTATCTATGCAAAGGGCAATGGCCCGCGAAGCAGAAGCAGTCAGAGAAAAACGCGCAAGAATTATTAAAGCCGAAGCCGAACTGGAATCCTCGCTCAAACTGACTCAAGGTGCAAAACACATGAGCGAAACCCCGATTGCTTTAGAGCTTAGACGACTGCAAATGATTTCGGAAATTGGGATAGACAATAATACAGCGACTATCATTATGTTGCCTTCCGAGTTTGTCAATGCAGCTAAGGGGTTGGCAGATTTGGCAAACAAGCAAAGCTAA
- a CDS encoding nicotinate-nucleotide adenylyltransferase — MTQQRKQIGLLFGSFNPIHTGHLIIAETLAYSDGIDGVWIVVSPHNPLKDKKTLLNQHDRLHLANLATENNPRVKTTNIEFFLPQPSYTINTLTYLQEKYPDYTFSIILGEDNMEHFHKWHNYESILKYYSLIVYPRFNHPPKTFLDLPNVKRLSVPIIEISSTHIRQLLKSRKSIRYLVPDQVYECIMASNWWRK; from the coding sequence ATGACACAACAACGAAAACAGATAGGGTTGCTGTTTGGTTCTTTCAACCCTATTCATACCGGTCATCTGATTATTGCCGAAACATTGGCTTATTCAGATGGCATTGATGGAGTTTGGATCGTAGTTTCACCTCATAACCCTTTGAAAGACAAAAAAACGTTGCTTAATCAACATGACAGGTTACATTTAGCCAACCTTGCCACCGAAAACAATCCCCGAGTTAAAACGACCAATATTGAATTTTTCTTGCCCCAACCTTCCTATACCATCAATACTTTAACCTATTTGCAGGAAAAATATCCGGACTATACTTTCAGTATCATCTTAGGAGAAGACAATATGGAGCATTTTCACAAATGGCATAACTATGAGTCGATACTTAAATACTATAGCCTGATTGTTTACCCAAGGTTTAATCATCCACCCAAAACATTTCTTGACCTGCCTAATGTGAAAAGATTAAGCGTGCCGATTATCGAGATTTCATCCACACATATCAGACAGTTGCTGAAAAGCAGGAAGTCTATTCGGTATTTAGTTCCGGATCAGGTGTATGAATGTATAATGGCATCAAATTGGTGGAGAAAGTGA
- a CDS encoding DUF922 domain-containing protein — MNILFFFVVFVFSAPSNTSTEIEWCHQRYISWDDFWGKPDKYSRYSAISATYLQEKHRCDYRNRFTYSVRTVFVKTQSWSTDKKSENLLHHEQLHFDLTELYARKLRKTFSKLQNPCSLPKSQVKSIIDNLYNEMEKAHSLYDQETLHGLKSGKQAFWTKLITESLAEMEDYACLY; from the coding sequence TTGAATATACTATTTTTTTTCGTTGTTTTTGTTTTTTCTGCTCCTTCAAACACTTCGACCGAAATTGAATGGTGTCATCAACGCTATATTTCCTGGGATGATTTTTGGGGAAAACCAGACAAATATAGCCGGTATAGTGCAATTTCAGCAACATATCTTCAGGAAAAGCACCGATGTGATTATCGGAATCGTTTTACCTACTCAGTACGTACTGTATTTGTGAAAACACAATCCTGGAGTACCGACAAAAAATCCGAAAACCTGTTACATCACGAGCAATTGCATTTTGACCTCACAGAACTATATGCCCGCAAACTTCGAAAAACCTTTTCTAAATTACAGAACCCTTGCAGTTTACCAAAAAGCCAGGTAAAATCTATTATAGACAATCTCTACAACGAAATGGAAAAAGCGCATAGTTTGTATGATCAGGAAACCTTGCACGGCCTTAAATCCGGCAAACAGGCATTTTGGACAAAACTTATCACCGAATCCTTAGCTGAAATGGAAGACTATGCTTGTCTTTATTGA